One Deltaproteobacteria bacterium genomic window carries:
- a CDS encoding outer membrane lipoprotein carrier protein LolA produces the protein MSRLPRTRSRLAAVCVTLAASLAGVAPALAECSSTEACLRAIEAAQRETRTIEADFVQVKHLSLLDEPLTSSGRFVFKRPDRIRLQVDQPQPTTIVINGKDVSIPSLMNLPASEKQAIAMAPIAGMFTQLGAIFTGSTRTLQEGFEVAARQADADTIEVKLKPRVAAWQRLFRSIEIHFGGPDLLAQQLRLEDGFGDQLDITLRNVQRNRDVPDASFDASGSSAGGSEQRQ, from the coding sequence GTGTCGCGTCTGCCTCGCACGCGTAGCCGGCTCGCCGCGGTGTGTGTCACACTGGCGGCGAGTCTTGCCGGCGTCGCGCCCGCGTTGGCGGAGTGTTCCTCGACGGAAGCCTGTCTGCGTGCCATCGAAGCCGCGCAGCGAGAGACACGCACGATCGAGGCCGACTTCGTTCAAGTGAAACACCTCAGCCTGCTCGACGAACCGCTCACCTCGAGCGGGCGGTTCGTGTTCAAGCGGCCCGACCGTATCCGGCTGCAAGTCGACCAACCGCAGCCGACGACGATCGTGATCAATGGGAAGGACGTGAGCATTCCGAGCCTGATGAACTTGCCGGCGAGCGAGAAGCAAGCGATCGCGATGGCGCCGATTGCAGGCATGTTTACCCAACTCGGTGCCATCTTCACCGGCTCGACGCGGACGCTGCAAGAAGGTTTCGAAGTGGCGGCGCGGCAAGCCGATGCGGACACCATCGAAGTGAAGCTGAAACCCCGCGTGGCTGCATGGCAGCGCTTGTTTCGCTCCATCGAGATTCACTTCGGCGGCCCCGATCTGTTGGCGCAACAGTTGCGGCTTGAAGACGGGTTCGGCGATCAGCTCGACATCACCTTGCGCAACGTCCAACGCAACCGCGATGTGCCCGACGCGTCGTTCGACGCCAGTGGATCATCGGCCGGCGGCAGTGAGCAGCGCCAATGA
- a CDS encoding acyl carrier protein: MNRDDLKQRLKRLLVEGLKLEETRPEDIQDAEPIFVDGLGLDSIDALELVVLVEEHFHVSIPDEEVGKLAFASINALTDFILANQGVASASHA; this comes from the coding sequence TTGAATCGTGATGATTTGAAGCAGCGCTTGAAACGGTTGTTGGTCGAAGGACTGAAGTTGGAGGAGACGCGGCCGGAAGATATCCAGGACGCCGAGCCGATCTTCGTCGATGGGCTTGGTCTCGATTCGATCGATGCCCTCGAACTAGTGGTGTTGGTCGAAGAGCATTTCCACGTCAGCATTCCCGACGAAGAAGTCGGCAAACTCGCGTTCGCCTCCATCAACGCGCTGACCGATTTCATCCTCGCGAACCAAGGTGTCGCGTCTGCCTCGCACGCGTAG
- a CDS encoding outer membrane lipoprotein-sorting protein — MLRRLRLPVVPVAVLGVLVLFAPGRAGADQARDLVKAALDALPRVPFVATLKVSVDRGAPREVRLSSKVIDGTRASYLEVVAPIDLQGMRFLFLEHPDARSEQFLRIANVRRVIQIADEVRKHSFLGSSFYVADLVEPQLQAFTYTVVGHDDVGRRHCTLIESVPKAPASALYAKTVLAIDPTDSLVLKRLFLDEKGTLLKVWTVEKVEKVDGYWTLRDQRMKDLVEHTESRLEVTDVKYNVELPDAMFAPEYLAR, encoded by the coding sequence ATGCTTCGCCGTCTTCGTTTGCCCGTCGTCCCAGTCGCCGTGCTCGGCGTACTGGTGCTGTTCGCTCCGGGTCGCGCCGGCGCGGATCAAGCGCGTGATCTCGTCAAAGCGGCCCTCGACGCCTTGCCGCGCGTGCCCTTCGTGGCGACGCTGAAGGTCTCCGTCGATCGCGGCGCGCCACGCGAAGTCCGCCTCAGCAGCAAAGTCATCGACGGCACTCGCGCCAGCTATCTCGAAGTCGTGGCGCCGATCGATTTGCAAGGGATGCGCTTCTTGTTTCTCGAACATCCGGACGCGCGCTCGGAACAATTTCTCCGCATCGCCAACGTGCGTCGAGTCATCCAGATCGCCGACGAGGTGCGCAAGCACTCGTTTCTCGGATCGAGCTTCTACGTCGCCGATCTCGTCGAGCCGCAACTCCAGGCCTTCACGTACACGGTCGTCGGGCACGATGACGTTGGCCGCCGTCACTGCACGTTGATCGAGAGCGTGCCTAAGGCGCCGGCGAGCGCGCTCTATGCGAAGACCGTCTTGGCCATTGATCCAACCGACTCGTTGGTCCTCAAGCGCCTCTTCCTCGACGAGAAGGGAACGCTGCTCAAGGTGTGGACAGTAGAGAAGGTGGAGAAGGTCGACGGCTACTGGACGCTGCGCGATCAGCGCATGAAGGATCTGGTCGAGCACACCGAGTCGCGTCTGGAAGTCACCGATGTGAAGTACAACGTCGAGCTGCCCGATGCGATGTTCGCGCCGGAGTACTTGGCTCGCTAG
- a CDS encoding pyridoxamine 5'-phosphate oxidase family protein, which produces MPAPMTREEREQFLAAIHVGILSVSRPGRAPLTTPLWYVYEPGGEIVIVTRPETRKARLIATGTPVSFLVQTEDLPPKYVSVEGRVVSVAPASVDRDLRPITHKYLGADVANGYLDATRPNGATNEVVIRIRPERWFSRDFGKPG; this is translated from the coding sequence GTGCCAGCACCGATGACGCGCGAGGAGCGCGAACAGTTTCTCGCAGCCATTCACGTGGGCATCTTGAGCGTCAGCCGACCCGGCCGCGCACCGCTCACGACACCGCTGTGGTACGTCTATGAGCCCGGCGGCGAGATTGTCATCGTGACGCGGCCCGAAACCCGCAAGGCGCGCCTGATCGCGACCGGCACGCCGGTCTCGTTCTTGGTGCAAACAGAAGACCTGCCGCCGAAGTATGTGAGCGTCGAAGGCCGCGTGGTCTCGGTCGCGCCCGCTAGCGTCGATCGTGACTTGCGGCCGATCACTCACAAGTATCTAGGCGCGGATGTCGCCAACGGCTACCTCGACGCGACCCGACCCAATGGCGCCACGAACGAAGTCGTCATTCGCATCCGGCCTGAGCGTTGGTTTAGCCGGGATTTTGGAAAGCCCGGCTGA
- a CDS encoding ester cyclase, which yields MAEASSNLRILGKYSARMLAGDYDAVREHFAAEFASHVAERVNPAVMGTDIRAHEEEFWEQTRQAFPDREFHINLLIESGDLVVSNWTLTGTHSGGNYYDVPPSGERVAINGTAILRFKDSKVVEHWGGPHCMRGVGLTRGVDLNR from the coding sequence ATGGCAGAAGCGAGCAGCAACCTGCGCATCCTCGGCAAGTACAGCGCGCGCATGTTGGCGGGAGACTACGACGCCGTGCGCGAGCATTTCGCCGCGGAGTTCGCCAGCCACGTCGCCGAACGCGTCAACCCCGCCGTGATGGGAACCGACATCCGTGCCCACGAGGAGGAGTTCTGGGAGCAGACCCGCCAGGCGTTCCCCGATCGCGAGTTCCACATCAACTTGCTGATCGAATCCGGCGACCTCGTGGTGTCGAACTGGACGCTGACCGGCACGCATAGCGGCGGCAATTACTACGACGTTCCGCCCTCCGGAGAGCGGGTCGCGATCAACGGCACGGCGATCCTTCGCTTCAAAGACAGCAAAGTCGTCGAGCATTGGGGCGGACCGCATTGCATGCGCGGCGTCGGCCTCACTCGCGGCGTCGACCTCAATCGCTGA
- a CDS encoding NAD(P)/FAD-dependent oxidoreductase, translating to MTEPAPALEPADLGFDPDGLRAKYRAERDKRLRADGNNQYLEVKGALAHFVDDPYVAPGFTRAPLTDEVEVVVIGGGFGGLLAAARLREAGIADVRIIERAGDFGGTWYWNRYPGAMCDVESYIYLPLLEELDYVPSEKYARAPEILAHSQAIGRKYDLYRRACFQTEVTEMRWDADSARWIVATNRGDRMKAHYVVMSNGPLNRPKLPGIPGIESFAGHSFHTSRWDYAYTGGDSTGNLTGLRGKRVGIIGTGATAVQCVPHLGAAAEHLYVFQRTPSSIDVRANHPTDPEWAKSLNSGWHQQRMDNFNILVSGGFQEEDLVSDGWTDIIRKLLVMVRKDEGGAVSRDGIGKTMELADFQKMEQVRARVDSIVRDQQTAESLKPYYRQFCKRPCFHDEYLDTFNRPNVTLVDTNGKGVERVTAKGVVFDGVEYELDCLIYATGFEVGTDYTRRAGYELFGRDGLSLTEKWASGVATLHGMHTRGFPNCFIMGPQQTGFTVNYPHMLNEQSKHITYIVKHTIDNGVRTVEVSEEAEKEWVDTIIQLAVLAQEFLENCTPGYYNNEGKPGERAGQNGFYGGGSVEFFRILHEWRAAGGLKGLDLGD from the coding sequence ATGACCGAACCTGCACCCGCGCTCGAACCAGCCGACCTCGGATTCGATCCCGACGGGCTACGCGCGAAATATCGCGCCGAGCGCGACAAGCGGCTGCGCGCCGACGGCAACAACCAGTACCTCGAGGTCAAGGGCGCCCTCGCCCACTTTGTGGACGATCCCTACGTCGCGCCGGGATTCACGCGCGCGCCGCTGACGGATGAGGTCGAGGTGGTGGTGATTGGCGGCGGCTTCGGCGGGCTGCTGGCCGCTGCGCGCCTGCGTGAGGCCGGCATCGCGGATGTCCGCATCATCGAGCGGGCCGGCGACTTCGGTGGCACCTGGTACTGGAACCGCTACCCCGGCGCGATGTGCGACGTCGAGTCGTACATCTATCTGCCGTTGCTCGAAGAACTCGACTACGTGCCCAGCGAGAAGTATGCGCGCGCGCCCGAGATCCTGGCCCATAGCCAGGCGATCGGCCGGAAGTATGATCTCTATCGCCGCGCGTGCTTCCAAACCGAAGTGACCGAGATGCGCTGGGACGCCGACAGCGCGCGCTGGATCGTTGCGACGAATCGCGGCGATCGCATGAAGGCGCATTACGTCGTGATGTCGAACGGGCCGCTCAATCGACCCAAGCTGCCCGGCATTCCGGGGATCGAGTCCTTCGCGGGCCACTCGTTCCACACCAGCCGGTGGGACTACGCGTACACCGGCGGCGATTCCACCGGTAACCTGACGGGGCTACGCGGCAAGCGCGTCGGCATCATCGGCACCGGCGCGACGGCGGTGCAGTGCGTGCCGCATCTGGGCGCCGCGGCGGAGCATCTCTACGTCTTCCAACGCACCCCGTCGTCGATCGACGTGCGCGCCAACCACCCCACCGACCCCGAATGGGCGAAGAGCCTGAACTCCGGTTGGCATCAGCAGCGGATGGACAACTTCAACATCCTCGTCAGCGGCGGATTCCAGGAAGAAGATCTGGTCAGCGACGGCTGGACCGACATCATCCGCAAGCTCCTCGTCATGGTGCGAAAGGATGAGGGCGGCGCCGTCTCCCGCGACGGCATCGGGAAGACCATGGAGCTGGCGGACTTCCAGAAGATGGAGCAGGTCCGCGCCCGCGTCGACTCGATTGTCCGCGACCAGCAGACTGCGGAATCGCTCAAGCCCTATTATCGGCAGTTCTGCAAACGACCGTGCTTTCACGACGAGTACCTCGATACATTCAACCGGCCCAACGTCACGCTCGTCGACACCAACGGCAAAGGCGTCGAGCGGGTCACGGCGAAGGGTGTGGTCTTCGACGGCGTGGAGTACGAACTCGATTGCCTGATCTACGCCACCGGCTTCGAAGTCGGGACGGACTACACGCGTCGCGCCGGCTACGAGTTATTCGGGCGAGACGGACTGAGCCTGACTGAAAAATGGGCGAGCGGTGTCGCGACGCTCCACGGCATGCACACGCGCGGCTTCCCGAATTGTTTCATCATGGGGCCGCAGCAGACCGGCTTCACCGTCAACTATCCGCACATGCTGAACGAGCAGAGCAAGCACATCACCTACATCGTCAAGCACACCATCGACAACGGGGTACGCACGGTCGAGGTCTCGGAGGAAGCCGAGAAGGAGTGGGTCGACACCATCATCCAGCTCGCCGTCCTCGCCCAGGAATTTCTGGAGAACTGCACGCCAGGCTACTACAACAACGAAGGCAAGCCAGGCGAGCGCGCCGGTCAGAATGGTTTCTACGGCGGCGGTTCGGTGGAATTCTTCCGCATCCTACACGAGTGGCGCGCCGCGGGCGGGCTCAAGGGGCTTGATCTCGGCGATTGA
- a CDS encoding type II toxin-antitoxin system VapC family toxin: MLYIDTSVLLVYTLTQTVERERYRPTAEFFAHVASGALAAATSFYALHEVHVFALNSAPDFSVGAAYGRAALVQILSLPLQLFPLLSRVERRRHAARFASLRDSSDLPHAVAAAIHGCEAIVTYDSHFDAVSTVLPCRRPEDFLAQLPRG; this comes from the coding sequence GTGCTCTACATCGACACGTCGGTCCTGCTCGTCTACACACTGACCCAAACTGTCGAACGCGAACGCTACCGACCGACCGCGGAGTTCTTTGCGCACGTTGCTTCCGGCGCACTCGCCGCGGCCACTTCCTTCTACGCGCTGCACGAGGTGCATGTATTCGCACTCAACAGCGCCCCAGACTTCTCTGTTGGCGCAGCCTATGGGCGTGCGGCACTCGTGCAGATTCTCTCGCTGCCGCTGCAACTCTTTCCGCTCCTCTCCCGTGTCGAGCGGCGGCGGCACGCAGCGCGATTTGCTTCGCTGCGCGATTCGAGCGACTTGCCACACGCCGTCGCTGCAGCCATCCATGGATGCGAAGCGATCGTCACATACGACTCTCATTTCGACGCAGTGTCGACAGTTCTACCTTGTCGCAGACCAGAAGACTTCCTTGCTCAGCTGCCCCGTGGCTGA
- a CDS encoding alpha/beta hydrolase, with protein MMLVSSGGFCALNRLAFGIPAFYLWKAVSRTAHGGRYAEINGVRIYYETFGAGAPVLVLHGGTAFHESMHYQIRALVQSHFVIAPDSRGHGRSTDGEEPLSYARMADDMLKLLDDLQVGKADIVGWSDGGIIGLDLAMRHPERVGRLVAIGANYNVTGVEHLPPADASPDAAEVADLRDFYARVAPDPAHWPIFYRKVVAMWRSQPSYTLDDLAQIKTPTLVMAGEFDDIKREHTDALAKAIPGSRKYIVKDATHLAPLEQPDAVNRAIGEFLGSSDR; from the coding sequence GTGATGCTGGTGTCCAGCGGCGGCTTTTGTGCGCTCAATCGATTAGCCTTCGGGATTCCGGCTTTCTATCTCTGGAAGGCCGTTTCGCGCACGGCGCACGGTGGTCGATATGCGGAGATCAACGGTGTTCGCATCTACTACGAAACGTTTGGCGCCGGGGCGCCCGTGCTGGTGCTGCATGGTGGCACCGCGTTCCATGAGTCCATGCACTACCAGATCCGCGCGCTCGTGCAGTCTCATTTCGTCATCGCACCCGACAGCCGTGGGCATGGGCGTTCGACCGATGGGGAAGAGCCGCTGAGCTATGCGCGGATGGCCGACGACATGCTGAAGCTCCTCGATGACCTGCAGGTCGGCAAGGCGGACATTGTCGGCTGGAGTGACGGGGGAATCATCGGTCTCGACCTCGCGATGCGTCATCCGGAGCGCGTCGGCCGTCTCGTCGCGATCGGCGCGAACTACAACGTGACCGGGGTGGAGCATCTGCCCCCGGCCGATGCGTCCCCCGATGCAGCGGAGGTCGCGGACCTGCGCGACTTCTACGCGCGTGTAGCTCCCGATCCCGCGCACTGGCCGATCTTCTATCGCAAGGTCGTGGCCATGTGGCGATCGCAGCCCAGCTACACCCTCGATGACCTTGCACAGATCAAAACACCGACGCTCGTGATGGCTGGTGAGTTCGATGACATCAAGCGCGAACACACGGACGCGCTCGCGAAGGCTATCCCCGGCAGCCGAAAGTACATCGTCAAGGACGCGACCCATCTTGCGCCGCTCGAACAGCCCGATGCCGTGAATCGTGCGATCGGCGAGTTCCTTGGTTCGTCAGATCGATGA
- a CDS encoding type II toxin-antitoxin system RelE/ParE family toxin, translating to MRLLAPDIPPHVSDVIRRLPPDVKHSVKQAIRALAQSPQIGAPLIGELASLWKYRVRRFRIVYEVDRAHRALRIVAVGHRAVIYDELSQSAKRKPSEQPG from the coding sequence ATGCGTCTGCTCGCGCCGGACATTCCGCCCCACGTTAGCGACGTCATTCGTCGTCTTCCGCCGGACGTGAAGCACAGCGTCAAACAGGCGATCCGCGCGCTTGCACAGAGTCCTCAGATTGGCGCGCCGCTGATCGGAGAACTTGCCAGCCTCTGGAAGTACCGGGTGCGGCGCTTTCGGATCGTCTATGAGGTGGATCGAGCCCACCGCGCGCTGCGCATCGTTGCTGTGGGCCACCGCGCAGTGATCTACGACGAATTGAGCCAGTCGGCGAAGCGGAAACCGAGCGAACAACCCGGTTGA
- a CDS encoding type II toxin-antitoxin system Phd/YefM family antitoxin: MTKTLPISAVKTHLPALLNGVTEREDEIVVTRNGTPAAVILNYAEYERFKETLDVLSDPDLLRQIQRSRAFYAKGGHGLSFDEVFGESVRPRVKRRR; encoded by the coding sequence ATGACGAAGACGCTGCCGATCTCTGCTGTGAAGACCCATCTGCCCGCGCTTTTGAACGGCGTTACCGAACGTGAGGATGAGATTGTCGTGACGCGGAACGGAACGCCGGCGGCGGTGATCCTCAATTACGCGGAGTACGAGCGATTCAAAGAGACGCTCGACGTGCTCTCCGATCCCGACCTGCTGCGCCAGATCCAACGCAGTCGCGCGTTCTACGCCAAGGGCGGTCACGGGTTGTCCTTCGACGAGGTGTTCGGTGAGTCAGTGCGGCCGCGCGTGAAGCGCCGCCGCTAA
- a CDS encoding S41 family peptidase, with the protein MKLFTAAFVATVNNYVDRVDPAKLVDGAIAGMDIDPATAKRSDSESLVEAGISGMLSSLDQNSVYLSPEVYQDLQVDKRGRFGGVGLEITIRDGVVTIVSPIEETPAARAGLRPGDQLLAIGDVSTEGLSLVQAVRRLRGPVGTQVLVTVQHAGSSDVLAQPLTREAIRLRSVTFSRVKETYGYIRISQFSERTGTDVEGALRSLQQEGSLDGLVLDLRNDPGGLVSQAVRVADVFLDAGLIVYTEGRAQGQNQKYYARKEGTWCDIPIAILVNGGTAAGSEIVAAALQAHKRSVLVGTRTLGRGTVQTIIPIGEAALRLTTARTYSPTGSSLDSGVQPDLLIDADPAMGFPSVQDPVVAAALRLLSGSDVQ; encoded by the coding sequence TTGAAATTGTTCACTGCGGCATTCGTGGCCACGGTGAACAACTATGTCGACCGCGTCGATCCCGCCAAGCTAGTCGATGGCGCAATCGCGGGAATGGATATCGATCCCGCCACCGCGAAGCGCAGCGATAGCGAGTCACTGGTGGAGGCAGGGATCAGCGGAATGTTGTCGTCGCTAGATCAGAACAGCGTCTATCTGAGTCCTGAGGTCTACCAGGACCTGCAGGTGGACAAACGTGGGCGATTCGGCGGAGTTGGGCTTGAGATCACGATACGGGACGGAGTGGTCACCATCGTATCGCCGATAGAGGAAACGCCTGCCGCCCGCGCGGGGCTGCGACCGGGTGACCAACTGCTTGCGATCGGTGACGTGTCGACTGAGGGCCTCAGCCTTGTCCAAGCCGTCCGTCGTCTGCGGGGTCCGGTCGGGACCCAAGTATTGGTCACCGTCCAGCATGCGGGTTCTTCGGACGTGTTGGCCCAACCCCTCACGCGAGAAGCGATTCGGTTGCGCAGCGTAACGTTCTCGCGTGTCAAAGAAACCTATGGCTACATCCGCATCTCCCAGTTCTCGGAGCGCACCGGCACGGATGTCGAAGGCGCGCTCCGTTCGTTACAACAAGAGGGTTCGTTGGATGGCCTGGTGCTGGACCTGCGAAACGACCCCGGGGGCCTCGTCTCGCAGGCAGTGAGGGTTGCCGATGTCTTTCTCGATGCGGGCCTCATCGTCTACACAGAGGGCCGCGCTCAGGGCCAGAACCAGAAGTACTACGCCCGAAAGGAAGGCACGTGGTGCGACATCCCGATCGCGATCCTCGTCAACGGGGGAACCGCTGCCGGCAGCGAGATCGTGGCCGCCGCCCTACAGGCGCACAAAAGGTCGGTACTCGTTGGGACGCGCACCCTCGGTCGTGGCACGGTCCAGACAATCATCCCCATCGGAGAGGCTGCCCTGCGTTTAACAACTGCTCGTACCTACTCACCGACAGGATCCTCGCTCGATAGCGGTGTGCAGCCCGATTTGTTGATAGATGCCGACCCCGCGATGGGTTTCCCTTCCGTCCAGGACCCGGTGGTCGCTGCTGCACTTCGCCTGCTCTCAGGTTCCGACGTCCAGTGA
- a CDS encoding DUF4238 domain-containing protein has product MPTARRHHYLPQAYLAGFTKSGTIDGRCWVLEVQTGKRFVASPKNLAVERDFNRIEIEGERPDALEQAFSELEGHAAAAIRRAADAGSSPQGDDYDNIINLIVLIAVRNPQMRESWNQARAQQARFVAELLVSKKTVFDHVVAQAREAGYLSEAALQVSYEQARRFIKGGQYDIVCPRAGNQLVELQAFDNLLKLFARRLWSLCLAPSDGPEFVCSDHPVTLRWKEPGMRAPIGFGLPSTELCVPLSHKIGLYGVFEEGLPPVVHLTEQGVAEFNNRAASNASRHVFSATETFALILNGKVTESSAVFGRPSGTVPLGSPA; this is encoded by the coding sequence ATGCCAACGGCACGAAGGCACCATTACCTTCCGCAAGCGTATCTCGCCGGGTTCACCAAGTCTGGAACCATCGACGGGCGTTGCTGGGTTCTGGAGGTCCAAACCGGCAAACGTTTTGTGGCATCTCCGAAAAATCTCGCGGTCGAAAGGGATTTCAATCGGATTGAGATCGAGGGAGAGCGCCCGGATGCCCTTGAGCAGGCGTTTTCGGAACTTGAGGGGCACGCGGCAGCAGCCATTCGCAGAGCCGCCGACGCTGGCTCTTCTCCGCAGGGTGACGACTACGACAACATCATCAACCTCATTGTCCTCATCGCGGTGCGAAACCCACAAATGCGAGAATCGTGGAACCAAGCGAGGGCACAGCAGGCACGTTTTGTTGCCGAGTTGCTCGTGTCCAAGAAGACGGTCTTTGACCATGTCGTCGCGCAGGCACGTGAAGCGGGGTATCTATCGGAAGCGGCTTTACAAGTATCGTACGAGCAGGCGAGACGGTTCATCAAGGGTGGTCAGTACGACATCGTCTGTCCACGGGCTGGGAATCAGTTGGTGGAGCTTCAGGCTTTCGACAACCTCCTTAAGCTGTTCGCTCGACGGTTGTGGTCTCTGTGCCTCGCACCTTCTGACGGTCCCGAGTTCGTGTGCTCAGATCATCCGGTGACGTTGAGATGGAAGGAGCCGGGAATGCGTGCGCCAATAGGCTTCGGCTTGCCGAGCACGGAGCTGTGTGTCCCGCTGAGCCACAAGATCGGACTCTACGGCGTGTTTGAGGAAGGACTTCCACCGGTCGTTCACCTGACCGAGCAGGGTGTCGCGGAGTTCAACAACCGGGCTGCATCAAACGCAAGTCGCCATGTGTTCTCTGCGACTGAGACCTTCGCGTTGATACTGAATGGCAAAGTCACGGAATCCAGTGCTGTGTTCGGGAGACCGAGCGGAACGGTCCCGCTAGGAAGCCCGGCGTAA
- a CDS encoding RES family NAD+ phosphorylase, whose product MPQLWRVVKRKHAATAFDGKAAQRFGGRWNSPGRRAVYASATKSLAVLEVLVHLDVGRPLPRLVAFTFDVDSKLVDRLAAGRLPRHWRTSRGLLATQRIGDEWLVSGRALALAVPSTIVPEDLNYVLNPAHPAFGRLRFGRSIPFLLDPRLVS is encoded by the coding sequence ATGCCGCAGTTGTGGCGCGTTGTGAAACGCAAGCACGCGGCCACGGCATTCGACGGCAAAGCGGCGCAGCGCTTCGGTGGGCGCTGGAACTCGCCTGGTCGTCGGGCGGTGTATGCGAGCGCCACGAAGTCGCTCGCCGTGCTGGAGGTGCTTGTGCATCTCGACGTCGGCCGGCCGCTCCCGCGTCTGGTCGCGTTCACGTTCGATGTCGATTCCAAACTAGTCGATCGCCTGGCCGCCGGGCGGTTGCCGCGACACTGGCGCACGTCACGCGGGCTGCTGGCGACGCAGCGGATCGGCGACGAGTGGCTCGTGTCCGGCCGCGCCCTGGCGCTGGCGGTACCGAGCACCATCGTGCCGGAGGATTTGAACTACGTGCTCAATCCCGCCCACCCCGCGTTCGGGCGCCTCAGATTTGGGCGATCGATACCGTTTCTCCTCGATCCGCGCTTGGTGAGCTGA
- a CDS encoding DUF2384 domain-containing protein, producing MKAHTVHARMLVKAHAKGLPLRAGEAAARVKAGLPVAELDALRKLLGLTVENLAARIGLSIATLSRRRQGGQRLDAGHSDRVLRLARLFRLATELHDGDEDAARAWLSKPARVLDGETPLDHAQTEVGAREVENLIGRLEHGVYT from the coding sequence ATGAAAGCCCATACAGTCCACGCCCGGATGCTGGTGAAGGCCCATGCCAAGGGTCTGCCGCTGCGCGCCGGGGAGGCGGCGGCACGAGTTAAAGCAGGCCTGCCGGTCGCTGAGCTGGATGCCCTGCGCAAGCTGCTCGGCCTCACGGTGGAGAACCTCGCCGCGCGGATCGGCCTCTCGATCGCGACGCTCTCCCGCCGCCGTCAAGGCGGCCAGCGCCTCGACGCCGGCCACAGCGACCGGGTGCTGCGCTTGGCGCGGCTGTTCCGTCTGGCCACCGAACTGCACGACGGCGACGAGGATGCGGCGCGCGCTTGGCTGAGCAAACCCGCCCGCGTTCTCGACGGTGAAACGCCTCTCGATCACGCGCAGACGGAAGTCGGCGCGCGCGAGGTCGAGAATCTCATTGGCCGCCTGGAGCACGGCGTGTACACCTGA